The DNA segment CGGGTGATGGTGCTGTGATGGTCGGCGCCTTGTTCGTTAACCACACGTTCAAAACCGCGTTGCCATTTATTCAGGTGGTAGGCGACGTCCGGCACAAAATAGGTATAGCCGCCCTCTGATTTACGCATGACACGGTCTTTATCGTCACCGAAGTCGGTGGTTTTTAACCATAGGGCACCATCTTTTTCATAGGTGTGGCCGCTATCGATTAACAGTTGTACGGTTTTTTCTACATCGCCATCGGCGTATAGGGCCGACTCTAAATAATAAACATCAAAGTCGACGCCAAAGGCTTTCAGGTCGAGGTCTTGCTCGCGGCGTAAGTAGGCCACGGCAAAATCGCGAATGGCGTCACTGTCCTCTGCATCGCCCGCACCGACTACATGCTTGTCTTCTGCATCGATGGTTTCTTTTGCCATATAGGATTTGGCGACATCAATAATATAGTCACCGCGATAGCCGTCTTCGGGCCAACTCTTATCGTCTGGCCCTAAACCTTTGCAGCGCGCTTGAACGGAGCCCGCGAGGTTGTTAATTTGCTGGCCAGCATCGTTATAATAAAATTCTGCCGTTACATTCCAGCCATCCGCTTCTAATAAGCGGCAAATACTATCGCCAACGGCGGCGCCGCGGCCATGGCCAACATGCAGTGGGCCGGTTGGGTTGGCGGAAACAAATTCCACCTGCACTTTTTTACCGGCGCCTTTGTTAGAGCGGCCAAAGTTTTTACCCTGGCTGAGAATATCTTTAACCACCGCGGTGGCTGCGGCTTCATTTAAAAAGAAGTTAATAAAACCGGGGCCGGCGATTTCTGCCTTGGTCAGTTTTTCTGAGGCAGGCAGGGCATCGATAATTAATTGGGCGATATCGCGGGGTGGTTTTTTCGCTGCTTTTGCCAGTGTCATGGCAATATTGCTGGCAAGATCACCATGGGCTTTATCCCTGGTGCGGTCGATGGCAACGCGGGGCTCGACATCGGCGGGCAGGTCGCCATTATCGATCATGGTGTTAAGGGCGGCGTTAATCAGGTCAGCAATATGGTCTTTCATTGGGTTCCGGAGAGTTAGTCAGTTTTAGAACGGCAAGGGCGCGTATTATCCAGATTTTAGGGGAGCTAAGCCACCTTTTATAGGTCTGTCTGCACATGTGGTAAATACCGTTAATAAAATCAGGTGTATGGCGTTTTGTAGGGTGGATTATAATCCACCAAGGTCCCACCCGAAGCGGTTGTGATCGGTGGATTATAATCCACCCTACAGCGGGAACGACGAACTTAAGAGGTGGCGGGTTCAAAGATGACATAGACCTTTTTACAGGTTTCTACGACTTCCCACTCCCCTTGAAACCCGGCGGGAATCACAAATTTTGTACCTGCTTCAAGCACCTGCTCATTGCCATCGCTATCGCGCAAAATCGACTTTCCAGCCAAAATTTCGCAATACTCAAACTCGGTATAACTCACTTTCCAGCAGCCCACTTCCCCCTGCCAGACACCGGTATGAAACTGATTGCTATCGTCACTAAAGTAATTCCAGGTCGTTTGCTGGGGGTTGCCCTTGATGCGTTTTTCCTCGGCGGCATGGTAGTCGTCGCGTTCGGCGGGGGATTGATCAAAAATAACCAGATTGGCATTGGTGATAGACATAGTGGTGTCCTGTTTAAGGGTTAAAACATATCGCTGGGGTCGACATCGATTGACCAGCGGACTTTATTGGCTAAAGGGTGTTGTTCTGCCAGTGAGCAGAGTTGTTGCAGGGTGCGGTGTAAGGGTTTGCGCTGGTCGGCGCGAATTAACAGCTGAGCTCTGAACCGGCCGGCCTTTCGTGTCATGGGTGCAGGCAGTGGCCCAAATACCTGACAGCCGCTGTGGTCTACCCAGCCTCTCAGGTCCTGCAATAGGGCTTCGGCTTGTTCGAGGTTATTAGCCTCGGCTCGCAGCAGCGCAAGGTGAGCAAAGGGTGGCAGGCCGCTGGCCTGGCGTTCACTGAGTATGGCTCTGGCATAGTGATGATAGCTGTCATTGACCAGGCTGGTAATCAGGGGGTGCTCGGGTTGGTGGGTCTGGATGATGACTTTACCGGCTTTGGCTTCCCGGCCCGCTCTGCCGGCGACCTGTACTAATAGCTGTCCCATTTTTTCCGGGCCGCGAAAATCGGCGCTAAATAAGCCGCCGTCGGCATCCAGCACGGCAACTAAGGTGACATCGGGGAAGTGGTGGCCCTTGGCCAGCATCTGGGTGCCCACCAGGATACAGGGCTCCCCCTTATGTACCTCGGCAACCAGTTGTTGCATCGCCTGCTTACGGGAGGTGGTATCGCGGTCGATGCGCTTGATATCGGTGGATGGGAACAGGCGTTTTAGGGCTTGTTCGCTGCGCTCGGTGCCTGAGCCGCGAAAGTCTAATTGTGTGCCGTTACACTCCGGGCATTGATGGGGCAGGGCAGCCTGGCTTTCGCAGTGATGACAGCGCAACAGCCGCTGCTGGAAATGTACTGTCATTCTGGCGTCGCAGAGCTGGCATTGGGCCACATAGCCGCAGTCGTGGCACATTAGCATTGGGGAAAAGCCACGGCGGTTAATAAAGACCAGGACCTGATTGCCACGTTTGATCTCATTGCCAATGGCGCTAATCAGGGCAGGGCTAAAGCCATCTTCCATCGGAGCGTGGCGAATATCCAGTAGCTCGAATGCGGGGGCGCTTGCCCCAGTGGCTCGCGACTTTAATGGCAGATGATGGTAGCGACCTTGCAGGGCATTATTGAGGGTTTCGAGGCTTGGCGTGGCTGAGCCTAATACGATGGGGCACTGCTCATCGGCGGCCCGTTTAATAGCAATATCTCTGGCGGAATAGCGAAAGCCATCCTGCTGTTTAAAGGAGCTATCATGCTCTTCGTCGATAATAACCAGCCCTAAATTGGCAGTCGCGGTAAATACCGCTGAGCGTGTACCGAGAATAATACCGGCCTCGCCGGATTGCGCATGCTGCCATGCTAGTAAGCGCTCCCGATCAGTAAGACCTGAGTGCAGTGTGACAATAGGGCAGTTAAAGCGATTGTTAAAGCGGCTCAGTGTCTGTGGTGTTAAACCAATTTCGGGGATAAGCACCAGCGCCTGTTGCTGCCGTTTAAGGCATTGCTCAATCAGTTGCAGATAGACTTCGGTCTTGCCGCTGCCGGTAACCCCTTCCAGTAAATAGCATTGAAACCCTGTGTTGGCGTGGATGGTATCTACCGCCCTTTTTTGCTCGTGGTTGAGCTTCAGGTGGGGAGATTTTAAGCAGTCTTGTTGGTGGTCATAGGGCTCTGCCAGCACCTCAACCCGTTCAATCAGCCCCTTTTCGATCAGGGCTTTGCAGGTTGCCTGACTAATAGCCGCATTATCCAGTTGTACTCGATTAAGGCGGCCTTGCTGCTGTAGTAACCCCAATAGCTGCGCTTGTTTGGCTGCTCGCTTCAGTGCGCCTTCGGGCAGGCCTTTGCCTTCGGTGGTAAGTTGCCAGTGGCTCTGCGTTTGGGGGATTAACGCTTCGCCTTTGCGCAGCAGGTTTGGGATGGCATTGGCAAAGGCATCACCCAATGGGTGTTGGTAATAGCTGGCCGCCCACTGGCTTAGTGAGAGTAGTTTATCCGTCAGTATAGGGTGCTGATCCAGCACTTTGGTGACTCGCTTGATCTTGCTGGGGTCGATATCGGTGCTTGCTTTGGTGGCTAATAGAATGCCAATAAGCTTGCGGTTGCCAAAGGGGGCTTCAATGCGCACGCCTGCTGGCAAGGCCGCCACGGTTTCGTCATCCATAGCCTCTGGCGGCAGGTAGTCAAAGCTGCGACGCAGTGGTGTGGGCATGGCCAGGGTAAGTATGGGCATTACTGATCTAATTGTTGGCTGCTGGTGGCAAGGGAGGCTAGTGTAACAAAATTTAGCTTGTGCCAGTGTTGAATAAATTAAGTTTAACTATTGATCAATCTTTCATAACCGGACATCAGGTGTCTGGTCGAATAACGGTAAGTGACTGTTTTATAGTGTGAATTTTTAACAAATAAGGATTAATACTTATGGGCAACCTGGCGCGATAACCCTATAGTGGCGTCAATTATTTAGCATCAGGTGTAGCAGTGGCATTTAAATTAGAGTGGAGCGGCAAAACAGTGAGTTGTCACTGGTCCGGCGTCGTTAAGGGCCATGATTTGGTCACAGCCAATCGGCTGATACATTCGGATGCCCGGTTTGATGACCTGCGTTATATGCTCTTTTTGATGGCTGATATTGAGCAAGTGGATGTCACCATTGAAGATGTAGAAAAGCTGGCCGCTATGGGTATTGGTGCGGCCAAAAGCAATAGCAGCCTTCGCTGTGCCACCGTCTCGACGGATGATGATTGGTATGGCCTTTCCTCGTTTTACCAAATGCATATGGATGAAGCCGCAGGGCCATCCTGGTCTCTCGGTTTATTTAAGACCCGTGAAGCCGCTGAAGAGTGGCTGTTTGATGAGTGTTTTATTTAAGCGCTAAGATCTGCTGGATAAATTGTTCGGTCCTTTGATGGGCGAGGTTAATTTGCTCCAGGTGTTCAATGCTGGCGATCCCGTCAAAGAATTGGTGTGAATAGAGGGCAAAGTTTTTATGGTTTGCCCCGTTTATCTCGAAGTAAACCGTGGACAGGGGTAAGTGTTGTTTGGCGGTCTTAAATTTTTCCGGTGATAGCATGGGATCGTTAGTGCCGGAAATAAACAAAATCGGTAGGGGTATATGGGAAAAATCCTGCGGTATGCCGCCGGCCCATACCGTAACTCCCAGCGGGGCCTGACTGAGTTGATTGGCCACCGTTAAGGCGGTCAAGCCTCCCATCGAGTGCCCTAACAAAAACCATTGCTCGTTACCCATCTGCGGTAATTGTTGGGCGATGCGTTCAGACGATAATGCCGATAATCGTATTACCCCACTGGGTATCCAGACTTTATAGCCGCGGCTGGCAAAATATGCGGCTGTATAACTATAGCTTTTAGGTTTAATCAGCGCGCCATGAAGTATCAGTAAGCCATAGCCATTGGGTTGATGTGGGGTAAATAGCCAGTCGCCATTGTCCTGTTGTGCACTGGAAAATAAATCTCCTTGTAAATACTGATCGGCCTCTGCGGTAGGTTGGCCGTCTATCTGATACCACGCTAGTTGCACTGCTATAGCGATCAGTACAATGCCCAGTAAAAGTTTAAGCAGGCGTTTTGCAACAGACATAGGCGTAGATATCCAAAAAAACGATTTGGGTTTATTCTACACAGCTTGCCGCTAGTAAAGAGATAAGAAATGTAATGGAGAGATCAAGGTGGCTTTGCCAGCAAAGCCACCTTGATAAAGGGCTTAGAAGTTATAGGTCACTTCTACGCCGTAGTTTTCACCTTGCTGGTACTGTCTGAAGGTGGTTAAGGTGCTGATATTAATTGCCCGACCTGCAATCTCGTCAGTCAGGTTTCTACCAAAGATAGAAACATTCAGATTTTGGTAAGTAATATCAACAGAGGCATCCAGATTATCAATATCTTCCTGAGTGCCCCGTGGGTCGTTATTGATAATAGATTCCACTTCATCCTTCCAGCGGTAATTCAGGTTATAGGCCACATCAACATCACCGATAGTTTGGAAGTAGCTGGTGCCCAGGCTAAAGGTATTTTCCGGAGCGTTACGCAGGGTTAAATCGCTGTTATCGGTAGCAACGCCGTCACCATTAAGATCGGCAAAGAAATCGTCGTAATAAACATCGTTATAACCATAGCTGGAACGTACAATCCAGTTTTCTGCCACTTGTGAAATCAGCTCAAGTTCAACACCTTGCATAATCACGGTTGAAGCGTTGAGTACCACGCTCAGTACATAAGCTGGGTCAGATGGGTCAGGTGTAATAATAACTTCTTCCTGTTTTTCATCGTACTCACTGTAGAACGCGGTAGCATTAAACTGCACACGGCCTTCCATCCATTCTGTTTTAGTACCCACTTCAAAGGTGTCTACGTATTCAGGGTCGTAGGAGCTGGAATTTTCAAAGTCCTGGTTACGGCCAAAGAAACCACCGCTTTTAAAGCCTTCGGTATACGATGCGAAAAACATCATGTCATCATTATGCGCATAGGAAAGGCCGATCTTGGGTGAAATCTCATCCCAGTCATCGTCCAGTTTGGTGGCTTCAAAATCAGTCGGTGTGCCCAGAAAAGCTGGCAAGATTTGATCGGTGTAGCCGGTAAAATCTTTTTCCTCAACCGTATAACGAACACCGGTAGTCAGGGTTAACTGATCGGTAATATGCCAATCACTGGAGAAGAATGCGGCATAGGATGTTGTTTCCTGATCCTGTTTGTTGTAGCCAATCAGATCAAGATCAACAGGTACGGCGCCGGTCAGGTTGTAGGCAAAGAAATCATTCAGATGCAGGGTGCGACGTAAAACATCGTACTCGGTATTGAAATAATACAGGCCAGTGACAAATTCAAAGGTTTCAGAAAACTGTGAAGTCAGGCGTAACTCCTGGCTGATCTGGTCGAAGTTTTGCGACATTTTCTGAGTGAAAAATTCAGCGCTGCTACCGTCATATTCAGACTGGTGTTCTTCGCTGGTATCACGTTTTGCAGTGATCGAGGTCAGTGAAAAATCTCCCAGATCCCAGTTCACTTCCAAGGTCATGGCATCGAGTTCACTGTCATTTCTGTTGCGATCGTTAGTACTGACTTTGTCTTCGCCGCTGCCGCTATCAAAATCTTCACAGGCTTCTGGTCCCCATGAAACCGGGTTGGCCAATGGGATGGCGCCAAGCCCTGCCAAACAGACAAGGTTGCTGGTGTCGTTGCCGTTAGCAAAAGCACCGAGGTCCGTTTTTTCATCAGCATGTTCTACCGTAAATTGAACGCTGAGGTCTTCAGTCGGAGTACCTAAAAATGATAGCCCGTAGTTACTGAAGTCCTGGCCACCGGCATCCTGATTGATGGTGGTGTTTTTAATATAGCCATCGCTATTTAAAGAGGCACCGTAAACTTTTACACCCAATTTATCTTCAATAAGGGGGGCGTTGCCAATCACTTTATAATCTTCGCGGCCATCAGAGCCGAGGGTGATGCCTACTTTACCACCCCATTCCATAGTGGGTTTGCTGCTAATC comes from the Oceanicoccus sagamiensis genome and includes:
- the argS gene encoding arginine--tRNA ligase — translated: MKDHIADLINAALNTMIDNGDLPADVEPRVAIDRTRDKAHGDLASNIAMTLAKAAKKPPRDIAQLIIDALPASEKLTKAEIAGPGFINFFLNEAAATAVVKDILSQGKNFGRSNKGAGKKVQVEFVSANPTGPLHVGHGRGAAVGDSICRLLEADGWNVTAEFYYNDAGQQINNLAGSVQARCKGLGPDDKSWPEDGYRGDYIIDVAKSYMAKETIDAEDKHVVGAGDAEDSDAIRDFAVAYLRREQDLDLKAFGVDFDVYYLESALYADGDVEKTVQLLIDSGHTYEKDGALWLKTTDFGDDKDRVMRKSEGGYTYFVPDVAYHLNKWQRGFERVVNEQGADHHSTITRVRAGIQAVSQHQGQAIPKDWPEYVLHQMVMVMRGGEEVKISKRAGSYVTIRDLIDEVGKDATRYFLAARATTSQLTFDIDLAVSQSNDNPVYYIQYAHARVCSMQRKLADNGWSWSASDINTLELLTEDAEKALLNKLAAYPELISNAANNCEPHVVANYLRELAGDFHSYYNAHKMLIDDNNLRNARLSLSEAVRQVIENGLSLLGVSAPTEM
- a CDS encoding cupin domain-containing protein, giving the protein MSITNANLVIFDQSPAERDDYHAAEEKRIKGNPQQTTWNYFSDDSNQFHTGVWQGEVGCWKVSYTEFEYCEILAGKSILRDSDGNEQVLEAGTKFVIPAGFQGEWEVVETCKKVYVIFEPATS
- a CDS encoding primosomal protein N' translates to MPILTLAMPTPLRRSFDYLPPEAMDDETVAALPAGVRIEAPFGNRKLIGILLATKASTDIDPSKIKRVTKVLDQHPILTDKLLSLSQWAASYYQHPLGDAFANAIPNLLRKGEALIPQTQSHWQLTTEGKGLPEGALKRAAKQAQLLGLLQQQGRLNRVQLDNAAISQATCKALIEKGLIERVEVLAEPYDHQQDCLKSPHLKLNHEQKRAVDTIHANTGFQCYLLEGVTGSGKTEVYLQLIEQCLKRQQQALVLIPEIGLTPQTLSRFNNRFNCPIVTLHSGLTDRERLLAWQHAQSGEAGIILGTRSAVFTATANLGLVIIDEEHDSSFKQQDGFRYSARDIAIKRAADEQCPIVLGSATPSLETLNNALQGRYHHLPLKSRATGASAPAFELLDIRHAPMEDGFSPALISAIGNEIKRGNQVLVFINRRGFSPMLMCHDCGYVAQCQLCDARMTVHFQQRLLRCHHCESQAALPHQCPECNGTQLDFRGSGTERSEQALKRLFPSTDIKRIDRDTTSRKQAMQQLVAEVHKGEPCILVGTQMLAKGHHFPDVTLVAVLDADGGLFSADFRGPEKMGQLLVQVAGRAGREAKAGKVIIQTHQPEHPLITSLVNDSYHHYARAILSERQASGLPPFAHLALLRAEANNLEQAEALLQDLRGWVDHSGCQVFGPLPAPMTRKAGRFRAQLLIRADQRKPLHRTLQQLCSLAEQHPLANKVRWSIDVDPSDMF
- a CDS encoding alpha/beta hydrolase is translated as MSVAKRLLKLLLGIVLIAIAVQLAWYQIDGQPTAEADQYLQGDLFSSAQQDNGDWLFTPHQPNGYGLLILHGALIKPKSYSYTAAYFASRGYKVWIPSGVIRLSALSSERIAQQLPQMGNEQWFLLGHSMGGLTALTVANQLSQAPLGVTVWAGGIPQDFSHIPLPILFISGTNDPMLSPEKFKTAKQHLPLSTVYFEINGANHKNFALYSHQFFDGIASIEHLEQINLAHQRTEQFIQQILALK
- a CDS encoding TonB-dependent receptor — encoded protein: MNKKLLNVANSIGCAALTLLPTADLLAQEKEGYVLEEVMVTARKRSESLQEVPLAVTAITRELKQSTIRNLKDISGFAPNVSIEPITGAPGASAISIRGVSYQEIDKTFDPSIGVIIDGVYLGSSVGTFINNFDIERIEVLRGPQGTLFGKNTIGGVINVISSKPTMEWGGKVGITLGSDGREDYKVIGNAPLIEDKLGVKVYGASLNSDGYIKNTTINQDAGGQDFSNYGLSFLGTPTEDLSVQFTVEHADEKTDLGAFANGNDTSNLVCLAGLGAIPLANPVSWGPEACEDFDSGSGEDKVSTNDRNRNDSELDAMTLEVNWDLGDFSLTSITAKRDTSEEHQSEYDGSSAEFFTQKMSQNFDQISQELRLTSQFSETFEFVTGLYYFNTEYDVLRRTLHLNDFFAYNLTGAVPVDLDLIGYNKQDQETTSYAAFFSSDWHITDQLTLTTGVRYTVEEKDFTGYTDQILPAFLGTPTDFEATKLDDDWDEISPKIGLSYAHNDDMMFFASYTEGFKSGGFFGRNQDFENSSSYDPEYVDTFEVGTKTEWMEGRVQFNATAFYSEYDEKQEEVIITPDPSDPAYVLSVVLNASTVIMQGVELELISQVAENWIVRSSYGYNDVYYDDFFADLNGDGVATDNSDLTLRNAPENTFSLGTSYFQTIGDVDVAYNLNYRWKDEVESIINNDPRGTQEDIDNLDASVDITYQNLNVSIFGRNLTDEIAGRAINISTLTTFRQYQQGENYGVEVTYNF